Part of the Palaemon carinicauda isolate YSFRI2023 chromosome 8, ASM3689809v2, whole genome shotgun sequence genome is shown below.
ATTTCTGTCATTCATTATCTTGGCATAAACATTTCTAAATCTCACCTCGACTGATATCAGAATATATAAGGAGATCGAGACACATCCATCCTCACTCTGATCTCAGCAGCCAGGGAGCCACCATGAAGCTCGCAGTTGTCTTCATTGCTTTAGTTGCAGCCGCTCGGTAAAGACTTATCATCAATCTTTTAAGACTTAAAActgatgtatatttatacataactatacacacatgtgtatacattatgtatgtatgcaataaCCTATCTTACGACTATTTTCTTGTCTTTTCATATATGTGAAACACTCAGCTTCTTCAAATTCATCCATAGTATCAATTAATTCTTGCTGCAGATAATCTCCTAATACTAAagtattaattttattcaattaCATATTAAAGTGCTCAACAAAATGAAGCCTGGTGTCGCTGCGCGGCCTTCATCACTAACGACGACGATGAAACTATGGTCTACGAATATCCAGAAATCCCTATTGATTCCTGCGAAGACCATAAAAAGTGCAAGAATAAATGCATCACGGAGGTATaacaaggaaatctctctctctctctctctctctctctctctctctctctctctctctctctctctctctctctttattacctTATTTAGTTCAATTTATATCTGGAGTGCAGAGGACCCCAACCTAGGGTCAATGGTTGTACCTCTATGATCCACTTCTCAAAGTgtgtgcctttattattattattattattacttactaagctacaaccctagttggaaaagcagtatgctataagctttATGATATCCAGAGCATAAATATAATCCTTTTGCATTTCAATTTAATCTTTTGTTCCTTTTCTTCCTAGTTTAATGAATACAGCGGATACGGTGACATGTGGGCCATGACCGATGGAGGTATAACCGTAGGCCAGAGTATTTGCGACACTCTGACAGGCCTCCACCACCCTTACGTCCATAACCATTATGTAagtttttttacatttcctttgaaaattatattcatatataacattGCTTTAACTTTAATGATTTTCTATCTCTATTGTCCATCCAATTAAATGAGATGTCTAACAATTCCTGTTTCTTCAGCATATGCATGGTGATATTATTCTCTCTTTCTTTATGCAATGTATAAGAAGTATTTAATTCCAGGTCTATGCCTATTACGAGGTATGTGGCGGTCCTTGGGAGTACACAGGTCTATCCTCTACTGGAATGCTTTGCTGTAACGATGGAGTCCAAGAGCACTGCATCGAGTAATAACATACACAAATCTGAGTCGGCCAGATCTTGAGTCCAATCATTCCTAGAGAACTTATATACTAAGATCATTGAAGTTCTTAATAGAGGGAAGTAATTTCTCCTATTAACACTATATCCTCTTTTGGGGATATTCCAGGAGGTTTGATTATCTCTACTTTAATATATTTCCAGCAAATGGAATATTCCCACTTTATGTAGAGGTAATATGTAAAAAAGCAATAAAAAGGACTTTCAAAACGTATTTTTTCTCATCCAACTAGTGTCTATTTCATGGCAAACATTTGACATTGCTTAGATGAATCCAGTTTGATATGGTTCCTCTGTTTTTGCGAAAAAATTAAGCACGGAGTTTATATTTTCCAATCTTTAATTTCTGaggttttaaataaaaaagaaaaaaaatgtaaatattaacaTGAAAGTTAACAGAATAGAGTTCGATATGAAGGATTGACCTCAAGAAATTACGTTACTAGCTTTTTACTATCCTTTACTTTGGCAACGATAGGTTTTTTCGAACGGATCTAACTAAGCCGCAAGATCTAAATTGCAAGGACTGAACGAGTCAGTAGAACATGATTTGAATAGTAGTTAGTTTTCATCCTGAGTTTCACAGCAAGGGGAGTGTGTGTCAGATTCAGTCCCTGGCTACAAGGGATGAAGTGGCACTTGTCTTTGGAAACCACATGTGTAAGTGGGCTGCCCTTTTATGGTAGCTATAAAACTCACTGTTGAAATAGGAAGTCTTAGAAATGGGTTCTTAATATTATCGACTCCACACTTAATCTAGGCATCGGGAACACAGGATTCTCCAAGATCAGAATACTGACGAAGCTATGCACTCCACAAGGAGAACTGTAATAGTTGCTAGTTAATGAAACTTCCTTCTGGGTGAGAACTGACACACACGATTGGGTGGGGGTACACCTTATTCTGGAGAGGCTTACTGAAGGACTCTTCTAATATTCATGTTGTGGGTTTTGTTGTTAATACCAGAATACTTGCAAACCTACCTGGAAATCCCACAGGTACAAAGGAAAGACTTAGGTCTTTGCATATTCCATTGGCAAAATAGTGTTTATTGACCTTCATTATATCATGCTCCCAACGTTGAATGCAGATGAAATAACTAAAGTTATATTCTACTCTGCCCCTGATGCATGGCTAAATTTCAATATAGCTGACAGCTGACATTGTTGTCTTTGCTGGGATATTTCAATGCTTTTGTTTGGAAAAACAATGTTGTAGGTGTGATTTCTCCGACTCTTCTTCTTATGCGTTGAGAATGGTCTTTTCATTACAAGCATAATATTTCAGCTTATAGAAAATCTCAAAATCACATGGATGCAGATGGATTTGGGTATTGATCAAACGTGAGTTCCCTCTCTGGAATAGTGTGCCACAGTGCTGTACTTGGCTTTTGCCCAAATTTGCTCTGAGTGTCCTTTAAATATTTGAAGTTCGATATATTGGAAGCCTTATGAGCAGTACGTAATTTTTCTTATTGCATTACACAATGCGCGTTTTCAAGTAGCGTTacgaatggaaaaaaataattggcTAAAATGGTTTTCATGGAGTTTTAAACAAATACTTATTTTCTTTCAACTGGATATGATATGTTTGATTTGGTATTAAGACATGAAGTAGAACGTAATGCAAAGTATTGTCAAGTAATCCATTAATTAAGTTGATTGCTGCCTCTGCAAAGCAAATAACGATGGGAAATTAATTATACCATAAAGCTTTAGTTTTCCGGGGTTACTTTCCTACCACATCTGATCTTTTCCAGCTGTAGCATATCCATTGAACATTCAGTATGAATGATTATCCGCAGTTGGAGTAGAACCATCTGTCTACTGAACTGTTTCATTCTACTGTCCTGATCATTATCATCAAGGTGCCATATCCCCAAGGACGTTGGCAATTATGGCTCTCTATTCTTCTCTATTTCCGTCTGCTGCAGTAATTCTTCCCCCAGTCACTCTCaccaatccattattattattattattattattattattattattactactactacttgctaagttacaaccctagctggaaaagtaggaagctataaccccaggggctccaacagggaaaattgcccagtgaggaaagggaacaggcaaaataaaatattttgagaacagtagcaacattaaagtaaatatttcctatataaactataaaaactttaacaaaacacgtggaagagaaataagatagaatagtgtgcccaagtgtaccctcaagcaaaggaactctaacccaagacagtggaagatgatggtacagaagctatggcactacccaagaccagagaacaatagtttgattttggagtgtccttctcctaaaagagctgcttaccgtagctaaagagtctcttctacccttaccaggaggaaagtagccactgaacaattatagtgcagtagttagccccttaggtgaagaagaattgtttggtaatctcagtgttgtcaggtgtatgaggacagaggagaatctttagagaataggccagactattcagtgtatgtgtaggcaatgggaaagttaaccgtaaccagagagaaggatccaatgtagcacagctggccagtcaatggaccccataactctctagcgttagtatctcaacgggtggctggtgccctttgcCTTGTGGATACAACTTTTAGTTAATGGCTTAGGAAAAGGAAAACTCCCAATATAAAACCCCCTACTGCCTTGTATGGTCAATTTTATTAGGTAAGGGCTAGATCTATGCCTTATAACCATACCATGGAAGTGAACTAGACACCTCACCATATTGTACAACCTCCAAGAATAATCTTGGCTACATCATTCTACTGTTGCTATGTAAGAACATTTGTCAGGTTCATTCTTGTGGCAAAACTATCAACAAATATCTAAATTAAAAAGATATGTAACAAATCTTGATTTTATGAAGTTATCCAGATCATATCTGCTTAGGATTTCTCTTAAATCTCCAAGTCAGGGTTTTATGCTTCACAGATTCTTTTCTCAATGCTCGAGTGACGTTGGTACCCTCATATCTGGTTTAATTAATGAAAAGTGTTGAACGTATACGTGTATTATGAAGGCCACATTTTCACTTGAATAACAAAATTGTACAAATAAGGATTGCCAAGTAAACTCAGTTTTGTCTATCATGTTTATTCTCATAATCTCAGATGATGAAGTTACAAAAGAAAATGGCACATTTTGTTGGAAATTATATAAAGCTCAACTACTTCGCTGTTTGGAATAAGTTATGGAGAGGGTTTAGGACAAAATTGATTTTATCCTAATCAGGGCTTTATTTCGTTACAATCAAATCCAGCCAGATTCTCTAAGGATCTCGTATTACAGGAGCTAATTGATGCAGTGCTCTTGGAATCCATCATCGCAACAAAGCATACCCTTTGAGCTTACGCCTGTGTACTGCCAGGGACCACCGCATACCTCGTAATAACCATATACCTGTAATTTTAAATcaaat
Proteins encoded:
- the LOC137645549 gene encoding uncharacterized protein, producing MKLAVVFIALVAAARAQQNEAWCRCAAFITNDDDETMVYEYPEIPIDSCEDHKKCKNKCITEFNEYSGYGDMWAMTDGGITVGQSICDTLTGLHHPYVHNHYVYAYYEVCGGPWEYTGLSSTGMLCCNDGVQEHCIE